One Faecalicatena sp. Marseille-Q4148 DNA window includes the following coding sequences:
- a CDS encoding carbohydrate ABC transporter permease: MGKTKCGFRKIKSILINVLVMCFSITCIYPIIWMLYSSVKSNPEFNRNILALPTEIHWENYVKAFKMGNIGLYSLNSLFNAVVSAALIIFFAFIVAYFIARYQFRGRKIIYMTFLFGMLVPVHALLVPVFIQYKNFGLFDNRLTLIIPYVALGLPFAIFLMEGFIRTIPKELEEAAYIDGSNFFNTMFKIVFPVCKPTLTTIGILSFLDGWNEFPFSLVLIKSDELKTISLGLLNFNGQYSKDYTVQMAGLIMAMLPIIIIYVIMNKRIIEGMTSGAVKG, encoded by the coding sequence ATGGGAAAGACAAAATGTGGATTTAGAAAAATAAAAAGTATTTTGATCAATGTGCTTGTAATGTGTTTTTCTATTACTTGTATTTATCCGATCATCTGGATGCTTTATTCTTCAGTAAAATCAAACCCGGAGTTTAACAGAAATATTCTGGCTCTGCCAACAGAAATTCATTGGGAGAATTATGTGAAAGCCTTTAAAATGGGAAATATCGGTCTGTATTCTTTGAACAGTTTGTTTAATGCCGTTGTTTCCGCAGCACTGATCATTTTCTTCGCATTTATTGTGGCATATTTTATTGCGCGCTATCAGTTCCGTGGACGAAAGATCATTTATATGACATTCTTATTTGGAATGCTCGTTCCAGTTCACGCACTTTTAGTGCCTGTATTTATCCAGTACAAAAACTTTGGATTATTTGATAACAGATTAACCTTAATCATTCCTTATGTGGCGCTTGGACTTCCGTTTGCGATTTTCCTGATGGAAGGCTTTATTAGAACGATTCCGAAAGAGTTAGAAGAAGCAGCATATATTGACGGAAGTAATTTCTTCAATACGATGTTCAAAATTGTTTTTCCAGTCTGTAAACCTACATTAACAACGATCGGAATTTTAAGTTTCCTGGACGGATGGAATGAGTTCCCGTTCTCTTTAGTTTTGATCAAAAGTGATGAGTTAAAAACAATCTCGCTTGGGCTTTTGAACTTTAATGGGCAATATTCCAAAGACTATACAGTTCAGATGGCAGGACTGATTATGGCAATGTTGCCAATCATTATTATTTATGTGATAATGAATAAGAGAATTATTGAAGGCATGACATCAGGAGCTGTCAAAGGATAA
- a CDS encoding sugar ABC transporter permease, with amino-acid sequence MYPQKKYFVLMLAPIIIWFVFAILMPIVGAFRYSFYEWSGGPKEFIGLGNYETLLHDEVFWLALKNNLIIVVISVIGQIGVALILATLMTSRVLKFKTFHRTVIFFPVLLSAVVVGFVWTLMYNKDYGFLNAILKAVGLENLIFPYLDDPKRVLYSLIAPLIWQFIGLYMVIISSGIANVDNEVFEVAEIDGAVGWKKLFYITLPLIKPTLMASLMMCISGNMKVFSHIQVMTNGGPGNSSMVMALYAYKRSFAMNEIGYGSAISIAILIISLILVGITRLLFARKED; translated from the coding sequence ATGTATCCCCAAAAGAAATATTTTGTTTTAATGTTGGCACCAATTATTATTTGGTTTGTATTTGCTATTTTAATGCCGATCGTAGGGGCATTTCGATATAGCTTTTATGAATGGTCAGGGGGACCGAAGGAATTTATAGGACTCGGAAATTATGAAACGCTACTTCACGATGAAGTATTTTGGCTTGCGCTGAAAAATAACTTGATTATTGTTGTGATCAGTGTGATTGGACAGATCGGAGTTGCGCTGATATTAGCCACACTCATGACATCAAGAGTGTTAAAATTTAAAACGTTCCACAGAACAGTTATCTTTTTCCCGGTACTGCTTTCTGCAGTTGTTGTAGGCTTTGTGTGGACGTTGATGTACAATAAAGATTATGGATTTTTAAATGCGATTTTGAAAGCTGTGGGGCTTGAGAATCTGATCTTCCCATATCTGGACGATCCGAAGCGAGTGCTGTATTCTTTGATTGCGCCGTTGATCTGGCAATTTATTGGACTGTATATGGTAATTATCAGTTCTGGAATTGCAAATGTAGATAATGAAGTTTTTGAAGTTGCGGAGATTGATGGGGCAGTAGGATGGAAGAAGTTGTTTTACATTACACTTCCATTAATCAAGCCGACATTGATGGCATCTCTTATGATGTGTATTTCAGGAAATATGAAAGTTTTTTCACATATTCAGGTTATGACAAATGGTGGTCCGGGAAACAGCTCTATGGTAATGGCGTTGTATGCATATAAGCGCTCATTTGCTATGAATGAAATCGGATACGGAAGTGCGATATCAATTGCAATTCTTATTATCAGCCTTATTCTTGTTGGAATTACAAGACTTTTATTTGCGAGAAAGGAGGATTAA
- a CDS encoding aminoglycoside phosphotransferase family protein: MEKVTRGQRDEAIAHFKFEGVLTGEQPYGSGHINDTFLLTFDVPEKGEVKVILQRMNKDIFTKPVELMENILNVTSYLRERIIENHGDPERETLNIIPTVDEKPYFVDSCGDYWRSYKFITDATSYDQVEKPDDFYQSAVSFGNFQRLLADYPADTLHETIKGFHDTKARFEVFKKAVEADVCGRAASVQDEINFVLAHEDVANVFGDMLAKGELPLRVTHNDTKLNNIMIDNKTGKGICVIDLDTVMPGLAMNDFGDSIRFGASTAAEDEQDLSKVSCDMDLFDLYAKGYIEGCGGKLTEKEIEMMPMGAKVMTFECGMRFLTDYLEGDHYFKIHREHHNLDRCRTQFKLVEDMEAKWDTMQEIIKKYSK, translated from the coding sequence ATGGAAAAAGTTACAAGAGGACAGAGAGACGAAGCAATCGCGCATTTTAAATTTGAAGGTGTTCTGACAGGAGAACAGCCGTATGGAAGCGGACATATTAATGATACATTTTTATTAACATTTGATGTGCCGGAAAAAGGTGAAGTAAAAGTAATTCTTCAGAGAATGAACAAAGATATCTTCACAAAACCAGTGGAATTGATGGAGAACATTTTAAATGTAACTTCTTACCTGAGAGAAAGAATCATCGAGAATCATGGTGATCCGGAAAGAGAAACATTAAATATTATTCCTACAGTAGACGAGAAGCCGTATTTTGTTGACTCCTGTGGTGATTACTGGAGAAGCTACAAATTCATCACAGATGCAACAAGTTATGATCAGGTAGAGAAACCGGACGATTTCTATCAGAGCGCAGTTTCTTTCGGTAATTTCCAGAGACTTTTGGCTGATTATCCGGCAGATACACTCCATGAGACAATCAAAGGCTTCCATGATACAAAAGCGCGTTTTGAAGTATTCAAAAAAGCAGTAGAAGCAGATGTTTGCGGACGTGCAGCTTCTGTTCAGGATGAAATTAACTTTGTTCTTGCACATGAAGATGTTGCAAACGTATTCGGCGATATGCTTGCTAAGGGAGAACTTCCGCTTCGTGTTACACATAATGATACAAAACTGAACAATATTATGATCGACAATAAGACAGGTAAAGGTATCTGTGTGATCGACCTTGATACTGTTATGCCGGGACTTGCAATGAATGACTTCGGTGATTCTATTCGCTTTGGTGCAAGCACTGCAGCGGAGGATGAGCAGGATTTAAGTAAAGTATCCTGTGACATGGATTTATTCGATCTCTACGCAAAAGGATATATCGAAGGATGCGGCGGAAAGTTGACAGAGAAGGAAATCGAAATGATGCCAATGGGCGCTAAAGTAATGACATTTGAATGTGGTATGAGATTCCTAACAGATTACCTGGAGGGAGATCATTACTTCAAGATCCACAGAGAACACCATAACTTAGACCGTTGCCGTACACAGTTTAAACTGGTAGAAGATATGGAAGCAAAATGGGATACAATGCAGGAAATTATTAAAAAATACAGCAAATAA
- a CDS encoding extracellular solute-binding protein has translation MEMKRLVAAGLAATMVASLVGCSSGKKEEENKDGKIVISAITTANEDQSDVDPIVKTWYESWDRFLEDHPEVELDMEYVPHDAYQEKAQILATGDELPDIFDMKGSWTSNWVNNGVVLSLDDMLKDDPEWADTLQENAYSAFKKDDSIYGLSIDGGGLTGLLYYNEEIFKECGIDKFPENLDEFNDAIVKIKEKGYTPISLGNVANWPAESCIFSLLMSRICGEEWIQDLLKYDGSADFNNPDFIEALNVMKEWVELEAFNSDVNSIDYTEARVPYFEKKAAMLMDGYWAVGSILSDAPQDVIDATKITEIPVAKREGDIDYYEGGGWAVSVNAKVKEDQKKYDLIAEWYKEYFCEDTANTMYEMGKVPSVKTEGYDESKLEELQMNYYEVFENTDQYTVIDLHFPPSLVDVLNTSLQELLIGQVEPEEIAERVQAEYEKALK, from the coding sequence ATGGAAATGAAAAGACTAGTAGCTGCCGGTCTTGCAGCTACAATGGTAGCGTCACTTGTTGGATGTTCAAGTGGTAAAAAAGAAGAAGAAAATAAAGACGGCAAAATTGTAATTTCAGCAATTACGACAGCAAATGAAGATCAGTCTGATGTGGATCCGATCGTAAAAACATGGTATGAATCATGGGATCGTTTTCTTGAGGATCATCCGGAAGTAGAGCTTGATATGGAATATGTTCCGCACGATGCTTATCAAGAAAAGGCACAGATTCTTGCTACAGGAGATGAGCTTCCGGATATTTTCGATATGAAAGGTTCGTGGACATCAAACTGGGTAAACAACGGAGTCGTATTGAGTCTGGACGATATGCTGAAGGATGATCCTGAGTGGGCCGATACATTACAGGAGAATGCATATTCTGCCTTTAAAAAGGATGATTCCATTTATGGTCTTTCTATTGACGGCGGCGGACTGACAGGTCTTCTCTACTATAATGAAGAGATTTTTAAAGAATGTGGTATCGACAAGTTCCCTGAAAACTTAGATGAATTTAATGATGCGATCGTGAAAATTAAAGAGAAAGGCTATACACCGATTTCTTTAGGAAATGTTGCAAACTGGCCGGCAGAGTCATGTATCTTCAGCTTACTGATGAGCAGAATTTGCGGAGAAGAATGGATTCAGGATTTGTTGAAATACGACGGATCTGCTGATTTCAATAACCCGGATTTCATTGAAGCATTAAACGTTATGAAAGAATGGGTAGAATTAGAAGCATTTAACTCAGATGTAAACAGTATTGATTACACAGAAGCGAGAGTTCCGTATTTTGAGAAAAAAGCGGCAATGCTCATGGATGGATATTGGGCAGTCGGCTCTATTTTGTCCGACGCACCTCAGGATGTGATCGATGCAACAAAAATTACAGAGATTCCGGTAGCGAAACGCGAAGGAGATATTGACTATTATGAAGGTGGTGGCTGGGCAGTTTCCGTCAATGCGAAAGTAAAAGAAGATCAGAAAAAATATGATTTAATTGCAGAATGGTATAAAGAATATTTCTGTGAAGATACAGCAAATACAATGTATGAGATGGGAAAAGTGCCAAGTGTCAAAACAGAAGGATATGATGAGTCAAAGCTGGAAGAGCTTCAGATGAATTATTATGAAGTATTTGAAAATACAGATCAGTACACAGTTATTGACCTTCACTTCCCACCATCACTTGTAGACGTATTAAATACAAGTCTTCAGGAATTATTAATTGGTCAGGTAGAACCAGAGGAGATTGCAGAGAGAGTTCAGGCAGAATATGAGAAAGCACTGAAATAA
- a CDS encoding nucleotidyltransferase translates to MKKPVLVIMAAGMGSRYGGLKQIDPIDEQGHIIMDFSIFDAKRAGFEKVVFIIKKQDEDNFKEAVGKRMEKLMDVSYAYQDMANIPEGFEVPEGRVKPWGTAHAVLSAIDVVDGPFAVINADDYYGSEAFKQIYDYLSTHEDDEKYRYTMVGYKLENTVTDNGHVARGICTMNEAGELVKIEERTRIEKRNGGIAFTEDDGATWTEVPGETVVSMNMWGFTRSILDEIKEGFPAFLEKGLKENPMKCEYFLPSVVSDLLGEERATVSVLTSADKWYGVTYKEDKPVVVAAIKKLKEEGLYPERLWEE, encoded by the coding sequence ATGAAAAAACCAGTATTAGTAATCATGGCAGCAGGAATGGGCAGCCGTTATGGTGGACTGAAACAGATTGATCCGATTGATGAGCAGGGACATATCATTATGGATTTCTCAATCTTTGATGCAAAAAGAGCAGGATTTGAGAAAGTTGTTTTCATTATTAAGAAACAGGATGAGGATAATTTCAAAGAAGCAGTAGGAAAACGTATGGAGAAGCTGATGGATGTTTCCTATGCATACCAGGATATGGCTAATATTCCGGAAGGATTTGAAGTTCCGGAAGGACGTGTAAAACCGTGGGGAACAGCACATGCAGTATTAAGTGCGATTGATGTGGTAGACGGACCATTTGCAGTAATTAACGCAGATGATTACTATGGATCAGAAGCTTTTAAACAGATTTACGATTACCTTTCTACACATGAAGACGATGAGAAATACCGCTATACTATGGTAGGATACAAACTTGAAAATACAGTAACGGATAATGGACATGTGGCACGCGGCATTTGTACGATGAATGAAGCAGGCGAGCTTGTTAAGATTGAAGAGAGAACAAGAATTGAGAAGAGAAACGGCGGCATTGCATTTACAGAAGATGACGGCGCTACATGGACAGAAGTTCCGGGTGAGACAGTTGTTTCTATGAATATGTGGGGATTCACAAGAAGTATTCTGGATGAAATTAAAGAAGGATTCCCGGCATTCCTTGAAAAAGGTCTGAAAGAGAATCCGATGAAATGCGAATATTTCCTTCCATCAGTTGTAAGTGATCTGCTTGGAGAGGAACGCGCAACGGTTTCTGTTCTTACTTCAGCAGATAAATGGTATGGAGTGACATACAAAGAAGACAAACCGGTTGTTGTTGCAGCAATTAAAAAATTAAAAGAAGAAGGTCTTTATCCTGAAAGACTCTGGGAGGAATAG
- a CDS encoding helix-turn-helix transcriptional regulator — MGYQSVTLDETIHIDAIYTIHYFEYMNTFAFTGERHDFWEFCYADKGEVGITVENNYTVIKKGDIVFHEPNEFHNVTATGASAPNLVVISFRCSSPAMDFFRKKLLHIDEIERTLLANIIVEARNCFEGRLDDPYQTVMKKCSSPLLGSEQLIRIYLEQFLLHISRRYLNGPVITSQIPKATKSRSDNEIFHHVVDYLEKHLNTHVTIEQICRDTLIGRSQLQKIFKERSGLGIIEYFSHMKIDAAKEMIRMNHLNFTQISEKLGYTSIHYFSRQFKKITGMTPSEYASSIKALSNGSFEA; from the coding sequence ATGGGTTATCAATCTGTAACTCTGGACGAGACAATTCATATTGATGCAATCTACACGATCCACTATTTTGAATATATGAATACATTTGCCTTTACAGGAGAACGGCATGATTTCTGGGAATTCTGTTATGCAGACAAGGGAGAAGTCGGCATTACCGTAGAAAACAACTATACCGTCATCAAGAAAGGGGATATCGTGTTCCATGAACCGAATGAATTCCACAATGTTACTGCAACCGGCGCTTCCGCACCAAATCTTGTGGTCATCTCTTTTCGCTGCAGCAGCCCTGCCATGGATTTTTTCCGCAAAAAACTTCTGCATATCGATGAGATTGAGCGGACTCTTCTCGCTAATATCATCGTTGAAGCCAGAAATTGTTTTGAGGGCCGGCTTGATGATCCTTACCAGACCGTCATGAAGAAATGCTCCTCACCGCTTCTTGGCTCAGAACAGCTAATCCGAATCTACCTTGAACAGTTTTTACTGCATATTTCCAGGCGATACTTGAATGGTCCGGTCATCACAAGTCAGATTCCGAAGGCAACAAAGAGCCGCAGTGATAACGAGATCTTCCATCATGTTGTTGATTATCTGGAAAAGCATCTAAACACTCATGTGACAATCGAGCAGATCTGCCGAGACACTCTGATCGGACGCTCCCAGCTCCAGAAGATCTTTAAGGAACGCAGCGGTCTTGGCATCATCGAGTACTTCTCACATATGAAAATTGACGCTGCCAAAGAAATGATTCGCATGAACCATCTGAATTTTACACAAATTTCCGAGAAGCTTGGTTATACTTCCATACACTATTTTTCACGGCAGTTTAAAAAAATCACCGGAATGACGCCTTCTGAATATGCATCCTCGATCAAGGCGCTGTCAAATGGATCTTTTGAGGCATAA
- a CDS encoding sensor histidine kinase, which translates to MKKRFFSLQYKFFLYFLLLSVVPTVLTGFFSYYRSSRVIIDKAKAINAQKLESVASNMNSIMSHVNEVSHLIIQSDDVKDYLSGHSTKDASEVLAFLSPFVGYNNAISTIRMEGINGKELVLGNVRTSPSLSEDYKRRADELNGYYFWDVHQLSGVGASFHPVKIFAQTRQFRNMFSLSEQIGYISIEVLEDAITDTYSQHLSSPNSIFLIINESGEIIHSNRTEYEGIRVSLSNLEQAQLNPTEELSLYDSYVISTQSLSNTDWKIVDLTPSAEILKDNQIILKVILSIVICNVVICILLAIYISHKQLAPLRTLCHLLNDAGNKNFNEYSGTPSNDEIGILTEEFNKMSNQLEVLLNKVYAAQLKQSEAEFQALQSQINPHFLYNTLDTIYWVCRLGHTSDASELVKALSDMFRLSLSKGEGLIPLRDEIQHLMSYLTIQKKRCKTSVDIRIDIDDNPELLNAKVIKLILQPLVENAFIHGLPDNTKESLLKISIKLEDNTIIYIIQDNGVGINPEFVKELNSNTHNSGFGIHNVNERIKLLFGSSYGIHISSHLNEGTTIYVRQPLQHSDKEKGETAHDEIISRR; encoded by the coding sequence ATGAAAAAACGGTTTTTTAGCTTACAATACAAATTTTTCTTATATTTTTTATTACTGTCTGTCGTGCCAACTGTCTTGACAGGCTTCTTCTCCTATTATCGTTCCTCCAGAGTCATCATTGATAAAGCAAAAGCGATCAATGCTCAAAAGCTTGAATCAGTTGCTTCCAATATGAATTCAATTATGTCTCATGTCAATGAAGTATCACATTTAATTATACAAAGCGATGATGTGAAAGATTATCTGAGTGGGCATAGTACAAAAGATGCTTCTGAAGTCCTTGCTTTTCTTTCACCATTTGTTGGATATAATAATGCAATTTCAACCATTCGTATGGAAGGGATCAATGGCAAAGAGCTTGTTCTTGGAAATGTACGAACTTCTCCCTCTTTGTCAGAAGACTATAAACGCAGAGCAGATGAATTGAACGGGTATTATTTCTGGGATGTGCACCAGTTATCCGGAGTCGGAGCAAGTTTTCATCCTGTCAAAATTTTCGCACAGACGCGCCAATTCAGAAACATGTTCTCTCTTTCTGAACAGATTGGCTACATTTCCATTGAAGTTTTAGAAGATGCGATTACTGATACTTACAGTCAGCATTTATCTTCTCCAAACAGCATTTTTCTCATTATAAATGAATCCGGAGAAATTATACACTCTAACCGGACAGAGTATGAAGGAATACGAGTAAGCTTATCAAATCTGGAACAGGCTCAGCTAAACCCAACTGAAGAGCTTTCTCTTTATGACTCCTATGTCATCAGTACCCAGTCATTAAGCAATACCGACTGGAAAATTGTCGATCTGACACCAAGTGCAGAAATCTTAAAGGACAATCAGATTATCTTAAAAGTTATTTTATCCATTGTGATCTGCAATGTCGTTATCTGTATCTTGCTTGCAATATATATTTCCCATAAGCAGCTTGCACCGCTCCGCACACTGTGCCACCTGCTTAATGATGCCGGAAATAAAAATTTTAATGAATACTCCGGCACGCCTTCCAATGATGAGATCGGTATTCTTACAGAAGAGTTTAATAAAATGTCAAATCAACTGGAAGTATTACTGAACAAAGTCTATGCCGCCCAGCTGAAGCAAAGCGAAGCAGAATTTCAGGCGTTACAGTCACAAATCAACCCTCATTTTCTGTATAATACATTAGACACGATATACTGGGTATGCAGACTTGGACATACCTCAGACGCCTCAGAGCTTGTAAAAGCACTCAGCGATATGTTCCGATTAAGTTTAAGCAAGGGGGAAGGACTGATTCCTCTCCGCGATGAAATTCAACACTTAATGAGTTATCTGACGATCCAGAAAAAACGCTGCAAAACTTCTGTGGATATCCGAATCGATATCGATGATAATCCGGAGCTTCTCAATGCAAAGGTAATCAAACTGATTTTACAGCCTCTCGTTGAAAATGCGTTCATACATGGACTTCCTGATAATACAAAAGAAAGCCTTTTAAAGATTTCTATCAAACTGGAAGACAATACGATCATCTATATCATTCAGGATAATGGCGTCGGCATTAATCCTGAATTTGTAAAAGAATTAAACTCAAATACCCACAATTCCGGTTTCGGAATACATAATGTAAATGAACGTATCAAGCTTTTATTTGGTTCTTCTTACGGTATTCACATATCAAGTCATCTAAATGAAGGAACTACAATTTATGTAAGACAACCGCTACAACATTCTGATAAAGAAAAAGGAGAAACTGCTCATGATGAAATTATTAGTCGTAGATGA
- a CDS encoding glycoside hydrolase family 2 protein, which yields MKKIDLNQNWCIRCVDQKECFYSDVPATVAAVLYENHVIADSYYGENEWETYEVLKKDYEFTNTFLVSDEMLNEDQVLLRCEGIDTAADIYINDQKVMFVNDMHRTYEFDVKALLTEGENHIRIYFHSNIEYALSQHTKEPYYTTSDTVDGFSLVRKAHSTYGWDWGPKLPDMGIWRAISIVSYEDAKISDIYIRQRHEEESVTLQFDIDVEKFVPAKDVELEISVTAPDGTVVGNIGGQAKETGSYDIVVEKPELWWCNGFGEQPLYEVKFVLRCGDVLLEEQKKRIGLRTLTVRKEKDQWGESFEFCVNGVSIFAMGANYIPEDSIYPRCSKERSRKLIEQCVKANYNCIRVWGGGYFCEDYFYDLCDEYGLIVWQDLLFACGVYRLHDDFVQNVIAETRDNVRRLRHHASIALWCGNNELEWGWSGWDMGFGNKLSDKADYLKLFEWILPNTVKEIDPDRFYWLASPSSGGSFDDPNDQNRGDVHYWEVWHRLKHFTEYRKYYFRFCSEFGFQSFPSMKTINSFAEEKDKNIFSPVMENHQKNGGANGLILYYLSANFLYPSKFSTLLYVSQILQAEAIRYGVEHWRSNRGRCMGSLYWQVNDCWPVASWSSLDYYHRWKPLHYYAKKFYAPLLLCALEEKGHVRFVVCNETREDVSAKIVWRLRNHKGTILEEHSAECNAVELSATECAAADYSKVLEQKKELRTQYLEYILYRGDEEISRNTLLFCRSKHFGFQNPELTYSVKELEDRYELSFHTENYAKYVFVDAEEFDFVASDNCFDLSKGEEKIIEIRKSDITKNGELYQIRKEDLEKLQLLTAYDIR from the coding sequence ATGAAGAAAATAGATTTGAATCAAAACTGGTGTATTCGATGCGTCGATCAGAAGGAATGCTTTTATTCAGACGTGCCGGCTACAGTTGCAGCAGTATTATATGAAAACCATGTGATTGCAGATTCTTATTATGGGGAAAATGAATGGGAAACGTATGAAGTGCTGAAGAAGGATTATGAGTTTACTAATACGTTCCTGGTAAGTGATGAGATGTTAAATGAAGATCAGGTGCTGTTAAGATGCGAGGGAATCGATACGGCGGCAGATATTTATATCAATGATCAAAAAGTCATGTTTGTCAATGATATGCACCGTACATATGAATTTGATGTGAAAGCTTTGCTGACAGAGGGAGAAAATCATATTAGGATTTATTTCCATTCTAATATTGAATATGCGCTTAGCCAGCATACAAAGGAACCTTATTATACGACATCGGATACAGTAGATGGCTTCAGTCTCGTGCGGAAAGCACATTCGACATATGGATGGGACTGGGGGCCGAAGCTTCCAGATATGGGAATCTGGAGAGCGATCAGCATCGTTTCCTATGAGGATGCAAAAATCTCCGATATTTATATTCGACAGAGACATGAAGAGGAATCGGTGACACTTCAGTTCGATATTGATGTGGAAAAATTTGTTCCGGCTAAAGATGTTGAACTGGAAATTTCAGTGACAGCGCCGGATGGAACAGTCGTAGGCAATATTGGCGGTCAGGCTAAGGAAACAGGCTCCTATGACATCGTGGTAGAGAAACCGGAATTATGGTGGTGCAACGGTTTTGGAGAGCAGCCGTTATACGAAGTGAAGTTCGTGTTAAGATGCGGAGATGTTCTTCTGGAAGAACAGAAAAAGAGAATCGGTCTTCGGACGCTGACTGTGCGTAAGGAAAAGGATCAGTGGGGAGAAAGCTTTGAATTCTGTGTGAACGGTGTGTCTATATTTGCGATGGGAGCAAACTATATTCCGGAGGACAGTATATATCCGCGGTGCAGCAAGGAGCGCTCCAGAAAGCTGATTGAGCAGTGTGTAAAAGCCAACTACAACTGTATTCGTGTGTGGGGCGGCGGGTATTTCTGTGAAGATTATTTCTATGATCTCTGTGATGAATACGGACTGATCGTATGGCAGGATCTTCTCTTTGCGTGCGGAGTGTACCGACTTCACGATGATTTTGTACAGAATGTCATTGCAGAGACAAGAGACAACGTAAGGAGACTACGTCATCATGCCAGCATTGCACTGTGGTGTGGAAATAATGAGCTGGAGTGGGGCTGGTCCGGCTGGGATATGGGATTTGGAAATAAACTGTCAGACAAAGCAGATTATCTCAAATTATTTGAGTGGATTCTGCCAAATACAGTAAAAGAAATTGATCCGGATAGATTTTACTGGCTGGCATCACCGTCCTCAGGTGGAAGCTTTGATGACCCGAATGATCAGAACAGAGGAGACGTACATTACTGGGAAGTATGGCACAGACTGAAGCATTTCACAGAATACCGGAAATATTATTTTAGATTCTGTTCAGAATTTGGATTTCAGTCCTTCCCGTCTATGAAGACGATCAACAGTTTTGCAGAAGAGAAAGATAAAAATATTTTCTCTCCTGTTATGGAGAACCATCAGAAAAATGGTGGGGCAAATGGACTGATTTTATATTATCTGTCAGCAAACTTCTTATATCCGTCAAAATTTTCGACATTGCTCTATGTGTCTCAGATCCTTCAGGCGGAAGCGATCCGGTACGGAGTAGAGCATTGGAGAAGCAATCGCGGACGATGCATGGGTTCTTTATACTGGCAGGTGAATGACTGTTGGCCGGTTGCAAGCTGGTCAAGTCTTGATTATTATCATCGTTGGAAACCTTTGCACTACTATGCGAAGAAATTCTATGCGCCGCTGCTGCTTTGTGCACTGGAAGAAAAAGGTCATGTGAGATTTGTAGTCTGCAATGAGACAAGAGAAGATGTTTCGGCAAAAATCGTCTGGAGACTTCGGAATCATAAAGGAACTATTCTGGAAGAACACAGTGCAGAATGTAACGCAGTAGAATTGTCTGCAACAGAATGTGCAGCTGCTGACTACAGCAAAGTTCTGGAACAGAAGAAAGAGCTGAGAACACAGTATTTAGAGTACATCTTATATCGCGGAGACGAGGAGATCAGCAGAAACACATTGCTGTTCTGTCGGTCAAAACATTTTGGCTTTCAGAATCCGGAGCTTACATATTCTGTAAAAGAATTGGAAGACAGATATGAACTTTCTTTCCACACAGAGAATTATGCAAAATATGTTTTCGTTGATGCGGAAGAATTTGACTTTGTTGCAAGCGATAATTGCTTCGATCTTTCAAAGGGAGAAGAAAAGATTATTGAGATTAGAAAATCCGATATTACAAAGAACGGAGAATTATATCAGATCCGGAAAGAAGATCTGGAAAAGTTACAGCTTCTGACAGCGTATGATATCCGTTAG